The genome window GCGTGGGGGGGCACTGCATTCCGGTCGACCCGTACTACCTGGCCTGGAAGGCCCGGGAGTACGACTTCCACATGGACTTCATCGAGCTGGCGGCCCGCATCAACGACGACATGCCCTATTACGTCGCCAACAAACTCATCCTCGCCCTCAATGGTGCACGCCCAGGTCGCCGGCGCCGGGTGCTGGTGCTGGGGGTGACGTTCAAGCGGGACGTCGACGACTACCGGGACTCCCCGGCGCTGAAGGTCATCGAGCTGCTCACGAAAGCGGGCGTGCAGGTGGACTACTACGACCCCTATGTGGCCGTCCTGCCGCTGAACGGGAGGACGCTGCGGCGGCGGCCACTCACCCCGCAGCTCCTGCGGGCGGTGGACTGCGTGGCCATCCTCACGGACCACTCCACCGTCGACTACGCTCGGGTCGTCCGCCACGCCCGCAGGGTCTTTGACGCCCGGAATGCCACTGCCCACGTCCGCCGGGAGCGCGACAAGATCATCACCCTCTGACCCCCGCCAGGCCCCGGCGCCGCTCGGGGCCGGGCCGGCCGTCCTGCAGGTCATCCAGGAGGGGACGCTGCGCGGGGCTGAGGTCTTCGCCCTGGACCTGTCGGCCGCGCTGCGCCGGGCGGGCTGGTCGGTGGTGCTGCTGAGTCTCTTCCGGGTCGAGGCGAGTTTCGCCGAGGCGGCTGCCGCGGCAGAGGTGCCGCTCGTGACGGTGGCGGCGGGAGGCCGGGCGGCCGGCTTCGACCCTCGGGTGCTGGTCGGAGTGCGCAGGCACATCGTGCGCGGGCGGTTCGGCGTGGTCCAGGCCAACGGTGCGGCGACCCTGAAATACCTGGCTGCGGCCCGGCTGACGGGCCGCGAGCCCTGGACGCTCGTCTACCGGGCCATCGGGATAGGCTCGTTCTGGCGCCGGGGGTGGCGCGGCCGCCTCTACCGTCCGTTGCTGCAGCGGCCCCACCGGATCGTCGCGGTCTCCGGGGCGGTGCGGGACGACCTGACGGCCTCGGGGGTTTCGCCGCAGCGGGTCGTGGTGATTCCGAACGCGGTGGACCCCGCCCGCCTGGCCGGCCACCCGCTAGAGCGGGCTGCCGTCCGCTCCCGCCTGGGCATCGGGGAGGAGGAGCGCGTCCTGGTCTACGCAGGGAGCTTTTCGCCCGAAAAACAGGTCCCCGCTGTCCTCGAAGTGGTTCGGCGGTGCCGTGCCAGCGGCCTCCCGGTGCGTGCGATCCTCGTCGGGGACGGCCCCGAGCGCGGTGTCCTGGCAGAGGCGCTGGGCCACGACGGTCTGCGGCAGGCTGTCGCGCTCCTGCCACCCCACCCGCGCGTGGCGCCGTTCCTGCGCGCAGCCGACCTCTGCCTGCTGCCCAGCCGGACAGAGGGCATGCCCGCGCTGCTCATCGAGGCCGGCCTCCTCGGCGTCCCCGCCGTCGCCTACCGCGTGGGCGGGGTGGGGGAGGTGGTCGAGAACGGCGTCACCGGCACCCTGGTCCCGCCGGGAGACCTCTCCGGGCTGGCGGCCGCCGTCATGGCCCTCCTGCGCGATGACGCCCGCCGTCAGGCCATGGGGCGGGCCGCGGTCGCCCGCTGCCGGCGGTTTACGATCGACGCGGTGGCCAGCACCTATGCGGCGCTCTACCAGGGCCTGATGCCCCATGGGGTCGGGCGCCCATCTACAGGCGATGGAGCGGGGCGATGGGCGTGACACCGCACCGCCTGCGGGTGCTGCTGGTGATCAAAGGGCTGGGCGTGGGAGGTGCGGAGCGGCTCCTCGAGCGGGCCATCCCCTACCTGGACCGGGAAACCTTCGAGTACCAGGTGGCCTATCTGCTGCCCTGGAAGGATGCCCTCGTCCCGCCGTTCCGGGCCGCCGGCATCCCGGTGCACTGCCTGGAGTACCGCGCTCCGCTGGACCTGCGCGTGATCCGTCGGTTCCGTGCCCTCGTTCGGCGTGAGCGGTTCGCCCTGGTCCACGCTCACCTCCCTGTGGCCGGGCTGCTGGCACGGCTGGGCCGGCGCCTGGGAGATGTCCCGCGGGTGATCTACACCGAGCACGGCCTGCCGTCCCACTATCGCTGGCCCACCCGGTGGGCCAACGTCCTCACCTACCGGTGGGCTGACGCCGTGATCGCGGTCTCCGAGGCGGTGGCCGCGGGCGTGCGTCCCTACATCAAGGGGGACCGTCCGCGCCTGGTGACGATCGTGAACGCGGTCGACGCCGACGGGATGACGACCACCCCGGAAAGCCGTGAGGCGGTACGCAGGGAATTCGGGATCCCGGCGGACGCACCGCTCGTCGTAACGGTCGGCAATCTCCGTCCGGTCAAGGGCCACGCCGTGCTGCTGACGGCGGCGCGGCGGGTGCTGGCGGCCGAGCCCCGGGCGCGTTTCCTCATCGTGGGGGTGGGCCCATTGGCTGAGCACCTGCCGCGGGAGGCCCGGCGCCTCGGGCTGGATGGCCAGGTGATCTTCACGGGCTTCCGCGCCGATGCGACCTCGATTATCGCGGCGTCGGACGTCTACGTCCTGCCATCGCTCGACGAGGGGCTCCCCGTCAGCCTGCTAGAGGCGATGGCCCTGGGGCGGGCGGTCGTGGCTACGCGCGTCGGCGGGATTCCCGAGGTCGTCCTCCCGGACCGCACCGGGATTCTGGTGGAGCCCAACGACCCGGAGCGCCTGGCCTGGGAAGTGCTGGGACTGCTGCAGACCCCCGAGCGTCGTCGGCAACTGGGCGAGGCCGCACAGGCGGCGGCCCGACAGCGGTACGGTATGGGGCCCATGGTGACGGCCATCGAGCAGCTCTACCGGGAGGTGGTCGCGTAATGCCGCGGCCGGCCTTCCTGGTCACGATCGACACCGAGGCCGACGACCTCTGGGCCCGGCCGCGGCACCTCACGACGCGCAACACGGCGGCGCTGCCGCGCTTCCAGGCGCTCTGTGAGCGCTACGGGATCCGCCCGACCTACCTGGCGACCTACGAGGTGGCTGTGGACCCGGTCTTCCGCGACTTCGGGCTCGACCTGCTGCGCCGCGGGGCAGGGGAGATCGGCATGCACCTCCACGCCTGGACCACTCCGCCGATCGTCCCGCTGACGGACGACGACCTGACCGCGCAGCCGTACTTGATCGAGCACGACACCGAGGTCATGCGGCTGAAGATCGGCACGCTGACCCGGCTGCTCGAAGAGACATTCGGCCGCCGCCCCGTGAGCCACCGCGCCGGCCGCTGGGCTCTGGACGCCCGCTATGCCCGTCTCCTGGTGGAGTTCGGCTACCGGGTCGACGCCACGGTCACGCCCCACGTCTCCTGGCAGGACCACCGGGGGGCTCACGGGGGCGGGCCAGATTACCGGGGCTTCCTCTCGACGCCGTACTTCGTCGACCTCGAGGACATCCGCCGGCCCGGGGCCTCGCCGCTCCTCGAAGTCCCGGTGACCGTGCTCCCGCGCTCACGCCCGCGCCCGGCGGCCCTGGAGCGGCTTTTCGCCCGCAGCCGTACGGGCCGCCGCCTGCTGGACCGGTACCTGCCTGCGGTCTGGTGGCTGCGCCCCAACGGACGGAACGGGGGGCGGCTGCTCGAGATCGTCCAGCGGGGCATCGACCGCGGCGTGGCGCACCTGACGATGGTCCTGCACTCCTCGGAACTGGCGGTCGGCCAGAGCCGGGTGTCGCGCACCCGCAAGGCCCTGGAAGACCTCTACCGCGACCTGGAGCGCCTCTTCGCCGCAGCATCCCGGTCTTGCTGGCCGGCCACGCTGGCGGAATTCTCCGCCGCCTGGGCGGGGCGGATGGCGCCGGTCGGCGCGGCCGCAGTGGGATGAGTACCGGGTTCGCCCTGCGTGCCTACCAGCCCGGGGATGAGGCGGCGGTCCTGGCGCTGCTCCGGCAGGTCCTGGGCGAGGGCGGCCGGGCATTCGAGCGCACGGAGGCCTTCTGGCACTGGAAGCACGAGGCCAACGTCTTCGGCCGGTCCATCCTCATGCTCGCCACACAGGACGAAGTCGTCGGGGTGCGGGCCTTCATGCGGTGGCGCTTCCGGTCGGCCCACGGCCCGCTCGGCGCCGTGCGCGCCGTGGACACGGCCACCCACCCGCGGGCGCGCCGTCGGGGCGTCTTCTCCACCCTGACGCGCGCCGCCGTGGCGCAGGCGGAAGCGGCGGGGGTGGACCTGATCTTCAACACTCCCAACCGCCTTAGCCTCCCCGGGTACCTGAAGCTCGGCTGGACGCGGGTAGGGCGTCCCCTCTTGCTCGTCCGGCTCGTCCGCCCCCTGCGCGTGCTCGCCGCAGTACGCGCCCGCCGGACCCCGGCCCGGCCGCATGCCTACACCCCCGGGCACGAGGTCGTCGGCCGGAACGGCGCCACCCCGGACGCGCCCGGCGACCTGCCGCAGGTGCGCGAGTGGCTGCAGGCCTTCGACGTCGAGAGGCTGCTGGCCGAGGCAGACCGCCTGGAGGGGGAGGGGATCCGCACCGACCGGTCCGTCGCCTGGCTGCGCTGGCGCTACGCGGAGGCGCCGACGCTTCCCTACCAGGCCGTCTGGACGACCGATCCGGGACCTGCGGTGCTCGTGGTGCGGATGGGCGCGCGGGGAGGCCTGCGGGAAGCGATGCTGAGCGAGGTCCTGGCCTCGCCGCGCGGGGTCTCCGCGCTGGGGAAGCTGGTGCGCTGGGTGGTGGCGGCGGCCGCGCCAGACTACCTGGTGGCGCACGCACCCTGGGGCTCCGTGCGCTGCCGTGCACTGCTGCGCGCCGGGTTCGTGCCGCTGCCGTGGGTCGGTCCCGTCCTCACGGTGCGGCCGCTCAGCGCCACGGCGCGGGCCGCCGGGCTCAACCGACCCGGCGCCTGGCAGCTCTCCCTGGGAGACCTGGAGATCTTTTGAGGCCTACAGCCGGCCGAGGAGGGTGCTCATGAGCTCCGTCGTCTTCTCCCGCTCCACGGTGCGCACGGTCCTGGCACTGCCGCTCTTCGCGGCCGCGGCGCTGGGGGTAGGGCTGCTGCTGGGGTCCAAGGACCTGGAGGCCACGCGCGCCGCCACCATCCTCACCGTGCTGGTGGCGACCTCCCTCGTCCTCTTCACCCGTGTGGCGTCCCGGGACCCGCTGGGACGGGCGCTCCTGGTCGTGCTGTGGCTGAGCTTCGCGCTGAAGCTGGGGGCGATGACCTACCGCTTCCTGGGCGGCCTGCTGGCCGATGCCTTCGCCTACAACAACGCCGGCCAGCGGATCGCCGAAGAGCTGGCCCGCGGAGAGTGGCCGCAGCTGGGCGAGTACGGGACGGCCTACATCCGGCTCCTGGCCGGCCTGGTCTACTACGCCTTCGGCGTGAGCTTCTCCGGCATCTCCATCCTCTGGACCTGGCTCGGCATGGTGGGGCTGCTCTTCTTCTACCTGGCGTTC of Armatimonadota bacterium contains these proteins:
- a CDS encoding glycosyltransferase family 4 protein, producing MPLPTSAGSATRSSPSDPRQAPAPLGAGPAVLQVIQEGTLRGAEVFALDLSAALRRAGWSVVLLSLFRVEASFAEAAAAAEVPLVTVAAGGRAAGFDPRVLVGVRRHIVRGRFGVVQANGAATLKYLAAARLTGREPWTLVYRAIGIGSFWRRGWRGRLYRPLLQRPHRIVAVSGAVRDDLTASGVSPQRVVVIPNAVDPARLAGHPLERAAVRSRLGIGEEERVLVYAGSFSPEKQVPAVLEVVRRCRASGLPVRAILVGDGPERGVLAEALGHDGLRQAVALLPPHPRVAPFLRAADLCLLPSRTEGMPALLIEAGLLGVPAVAYRVGGVGEVVENGVTGTLVPPGDLSGLAAAVMALLRDDARRQAMGRAAVARCRRFTIDAVASTYAALYQGLMPHGVGRPSTGDGAGRWA
- a CDS encoding glycosyltransferase: MGVTPHRLRVLLVIKGLGVGGAERLLERAIPYLDRETFEYQVAYLLPWKDALVPPFRAAGIPVHCLEYRAPLDLRVIRRFRALVRRERFALVHAHLPVAGLLARLGRRLGDVPRVIYTEHGLPSHYRWPTRWANVLTYRWADAVIAVSEAVAAGVRPYIKGDRPRLVTIVNAVDADGMTTTPESREAVRREFGIPADAPLVVTVGNLRPVKGHAVLLTAARRVLAAEPRARFLIVGVGPLAEHLPREARRLGLDGQVIFTGFRADATSIIAASDVYVLPSLDEGLPVSLLEAMALGRAVVATRVGGIPEVVLPDRTGILVEPNDPERLAWEVLGLLQTPERRRQLGEAAQAAARQRYGMGPMVTAIEQLYREVVA
- a CDS encoding deacetylase, which codes for MPRPAFLVTIDTEADDLWARPRHLTTRNTAALPRFQALCERYGIRPTYLATYEVAVDPVFRDFGLDLLRRGAGEIGMHLHAWTTPPIVPLTDDDLTAQPYLIEHDTEVMRLKIGTLTRLLEETFGRRPVSHRAGRWALDARYARLLVEFGYRVDATVTPHVSWQDHRGAHGGGPDYRGFLSTPYFVDLEDIRRPGASPLLEVPVTVLPRSRPRPAALERLFARSRTGRRLLDRYLPAVWWLRPNGRNGGRLLEIVQRGIDRGVAHLTMVLHSSELAVGQSRVSRTRKALEDLYRDLERLFAAASRSCWPATLAEFSAAWAGRMAPVGAAAVG
- a CDS encoding GNAT family N-acetyltransferase → MSTGFALRAYQPGDEAAVLALLRQVLGEGGRAFERTEAFWHWKHEANVFGRSILMLATQDEVVGVRAFMRWRFRSAHGPLGAVRAVDTATHPRARRRGVFSTLTRAAVAQAEAAGVDLIFNTPNRLSLPGYLKLGWTRVGRPLLLVRLVRPLRVLAAVRARRTPARPHAYTPGHEVVGRNGATPDAPGDLPQVREWLQAFDVERLLAEADRLEGEGIRTDRSVAWLRWRYAEAPTLPYQAVWTTDPGPAVLVVRMGARGGLREAMLSEVLASPRGVSALGKLVRWVVAAAAPDYLVAHAPWGSVRCRALLRAGFVPLPWVGPVLTVRPLSATARAAGLNRPGAWQLSLGDLEIF